ATGTCTCTAAAGCTTTTgctgaaacaaaaacctttgcAACATTTATCATTAAATTTTGCAATGAACAtaaatcatttgtaaaaaaaaaaaaaaaaaaaaaacttatttctcaCACATGTATATCTTGTTTCCCACCACATATGTTAGATTTGAACATCTAACAGGTGAAACCCCAAGAAACAGGCTGAATATCGTATTGAAATTCACAACAATTAGAATTTAACCTCCCAAAAATAATGTATTCCATACAGTCTCTTGCAACATTAGCACTGCACACAATGCAATATTTTTGAGCTATTGTGTTGTGATAAAATGCAGAGTGTTGATAAGAGAGCTGTGCAGCAAACATCTTCCGTCAACCTCCTCCTGTTCTTTGCCAAGAAAGCAAAGTGTGGGTCGTTCTCACCTCATGGCTGGGCATCCTGTTGATTAGTGCTGCTGGGGGTGTTCCTGTCAGACGCATTATCTGCTGAAGCTGGTTTATGTCTAGAAAGCTTGCGTCAAGGAGAAAATCACGGCCGATGCAGCataactttttctacaacaGAATGCTGAAATGtcacaaatattacaaaagcaAAGAATTTTAATATagcctgaacaaaaaaaaattatttaaataggACAGCTTCAGAAAGAAGCTGGAACCAGTATGAAGACAAAATAGACTGCTCTGACAATGAAAAACCTCCAGTAGAGGGAATGTTCCTTTAACTGCGCTCCACCTCATTGTAAGGATACGGTCTGAGCCAGGAAACAGAGTTTTCCCAGTTAGAAGTTCTGCCATGATGCATCCCACTGACCAAATATCCACTAAAACAAACGTAAATATAAGAATTTACCTAATCGACAGGTTCTCAATAAGGAATCAGTAACAGGATCTTAACGGACTCAACCTGTCATGTTGTAGTGCATCCAGTTCAACATGATCTCTGGAGCACGATACCAGCGCGTGGCCACATAGCCAGTCATCTCATCATCGGTGTGCCGCGCCAAGCCAAAGTCCAATATCTGAGATGAAACAGGCAAATATTAGCATCCTTAATATGTTTTAGGTAAAATGGTGTGAATTAGAGAGCTTACTGACCTTTAGCTCACAGTCTTCGTTTACAGCAAGGTTGCCAGGTTTCAAATCCTGCGAGGTTGAAAAGTAATGAATGTGAAATTTTGATCGTCCAGTCGAGacagtaaatgtatttttctattttaaaaataattgtcatgaatgtttaactcgtcttacaataaaaaatgttagcCATCTAGAAATTGCACAGTCTATGCTAAGACTAATGATCACAACTTCTACTTTTCCCAAATTCAGACAGTAATATTGGTGAGACAGAGGTTGAACTTAACACTTACTCTATGAATGATGCCCGCTGAGTGGATgtactgcaaacagaaaaaaatacaaattttagaAAATCTGACAGAATATTGGAACCACTGATTCATCTCAAGTTTTAATTGGAATAATAAATTCCACAAATTGGAATAATAAAGATTGTTGCTCAGaaaaatttgttaatttatgcTTTGctcaaataatcattttcattaaaaaataacatccaTAATAAAAGTAATGCCATGAAACTTCAACAAAATATCACAGCAGAGATTTTAGTAGATCCGAGCTCatgaagattaaaaacaaaaggtggAGAGATATGGAATACCACAGACCCCAGTTCATCACACAAACAATCATTCATGTACACATCGTCATTCCTAAGGACAAATTGGAAACTCAAATTAATCCACGACGCAAGTCCTTGCAAGGAAAGCCTGTGTATGTATGTAGAGTACCTGTATAACCAGTACTTTTACTGAAAGAACTTGTTTACTTGAATAACTCTCCACCTACTAGTTAACACGTAGCTTTCACAGCAACAAAAACCTCCAATAGTTAAGGAGCTGGGGAGGAAGAGACAGACAAGCTTCAACAGTTACACACATTAGAAGCCGATTAGTGAACAATGAAACAGGACTTGCATTGAAAGTATGTATAATACCAAGAAATGAAACTAAACTCCAAAGTTTCATTTGAGAGAAACACCGGTTTTAACCTGAGAAACTGATTAGtcctggaaaaaacaaaatgtagcaTCATAAACCCTTAAGAATAATCAGACCCAGCTTTCAAGATGTACAGCATTAATTATTATGAAGGACTAAAACTACCTAAATGGAGACTAAatataaatctaatttaaatactcaaatgttaaaatacaaacatcttCCATCAATCAGTATTTATTTCAAAGCTGTCGATCATATCTCACTGATAGTGTGATTAACAGGCTATGACTACCACTCCATAATAAAGCAGGAACACATGAAGTATTgcactaaataaatacacaaataagccagttttaaaaactaagtgtagaaagtgaaaaattaatCATCGCTTCCAGACAAgaataaatgtaaagtaaaataaaaaaaatggaaatgaggaTCAAGAAAGcctaaaatagagaaaaaaaaatcacaaacattttctataatacaaatatttgaGTTAATTACttctttataaatgtattactattttattattaacttaGTCCTACATTTTTGAGGTTTTAGCAGATAAAACAGTTTAACCATAAGCTGAATATGTAGGgtattttaacaacaaaataaacaaacctgcTTCCTTTAATCCCATCTATCTCATAGATTATACATCTGTGTTGAGCCTTAAACATTATAGCCTGCTAAATTCATcattgtgaataaaataaagctgtttttgttaTCTGTGAGACTTTAActcagactttttattttagctcagttgaaattactaaaattatttacactTCCTTAATGCCAGAGGAGATGACGTTTTATTACTTTGTTAAATTCAGAAGATTAAAATAGACTAAGATTATTCTGCCTTTTGGCTACTAAGTAAATCCCAGATGATAATGTCATGGCTGTGTAAGCTTCTGATGCCTGTGTGTATTTGAAGGTGTATTTCTCAAGGAGATGATGAGAAAACGGCATCTATTAGTCACAGTGAAATTAGTCTTTTATCAAGAAGCagcataaaaagacaaattatagATTATCAATGGACTCAAACGAAAAAATCATCTTTGGAGTCCTGTGGGCTGATGgaactaaaatttaaatttgataaTAACAACCCTCATTATAattgatgtaaataaaaaggGGGGTGGGGGAAGCTTGTGAGCCTTAGAACACCAAACCAACTGTGAAGCATgacggtggcagcatcatggtgtgtgtgtgggtgttttagTGCACTTCCCTAAAAAGATGgcataatataaaataaaaaaaacgatgtggaAACATGCTCTTCCTGAATGACCTCACCTTCAGTCCTCGGAGGATCTGGTATATGAGGAACTGCACGTGGTCGTCTGAGAGTTTCTGACATTTGACAATGTTGTTCAGATCTGCTCCCATTAGGTGAGTCACAAGATACCTGTCGATCGTAAAAGATTGTCGTCAGAGTTGAAACAAGAAATCTCAATAACTTCCAAGCTCAAAAGAAGTCAGAGGggcttgaaataaataaatttgctctTTGAATCTAATTTTGGAAGGCCAGTTTGGAGCCTGCAGCTTTATTTCCCACATGGCAATAAAAGCTTAAACCAGTTTTGCTGCTACTTCTTTTCACTTCTCTCTTGGGACACTGAAAGGTCAAGCCCTTTGCAAATGTAATATCACTTGACAAGCACACTGGATAAATGAGCTTAATGGCATCAGCGGAAACTTTAAATCCAATCCTAgaactgtttaaaatgaatcaaaagcTCTTAAAGACTGAGTGAGCGTCACTGCTTGAGAGGCGATATGGGAGCAAAAGCTAACAAATGAGTGTGCTGCTGCTTCGTCAGTCTGTTGCTAAACAAATATTGGTTTCATAAATACTATTCTATTCTCACAGAGTGTGGGGAACAAGGGATTAAAATAGCACATTTCAATGTTGGGACTTGTTCTCAGCGGCACACACAGATCAGATACACAGACAGAGAGGTTCGCCCGCCTTGGAAAAACAGCATATAAATAGTGACCTCTGTTTTTCCACTCTCCTATAAGAAAGAAGCGTGGCAGGAAAAATGAAGAGAGTCAAtctcttcatttgtttttttttttttaggagtaATCCAAACTTccgtaaatattttttaaataagttttctttgaaattgCATTTCAAGTCCTATTTTATTGCTTCAATAGTTAAACCAACGTGAGCCTTTTAAGTCTAGTGCAATTGCAAACCAGAAGCATTGCagctatattttaatttatatcaaCACCACTGCACCACAGtggtaataatataaaataaaaaccacaattaTGAAATAATGAAAGTGTCACAAGTCTTCCTTTTCAAAACACTTCTattaaaaataagctaaaatgcATTGTAAATGTGAGGTTTGGACTTAAGTGACGTCTCATATAAATGCACCAGTTTTCTGTACACTGCAGAGGGCTCAGCCCAGGAGCGCCTGCTTGAGCCGTCAGAGaactttgatattaaaatgaaaaatcaagaGTTATGAAAGTATTCTGCTCCTTTATTCATCCTAAAGCTTTGGAAGACTCAGAGGTTGATTTAGACAAAGATTTATAGCATGGTGGAGTTGATTgttatgggaaaaaaaagattacaacACTGCTGCTGTTGTCTGGTTTCAAACTTGCTTTCTAATAAAGCAGGGTTTTGCCAACCTCTCAAATCATACCAACTTTTAACTTGCTTGTTTTTGACCTGGCAACAGCAGCATCTCTGCAACACAGACAAAGGTCCACTGGTCATGAGAATCAGGTTATTTTCAGCAGGTTGGAAATTCATACATCCCATTTATTTCCAGTCACACACAGGAGGTGGCAAGTCATACTAAgtacaacactcttcagtgtggaagctACTATcgtgtgaaaaaaacaaacaccaattGCAGTTTAGTGAGGTGTTTAAAACTGAATTCAGAGAACGCACAAAAGGTGTTCATTTCAATAGCAACGTGTCATTTCACTCGTTAGCAGTTTTGGTTGTTTCCAATCAGACTTTCTCGGGGACAAAAATGAGTCCTTTACTACAGTGTATACATTGCGCTTTAGGAATATTCTGTTAAATTGGCCAAGGAGCAAACTAGTCCAGATAGTAGAAAGGTGGAACGTGTTACACCAAAGTTCTCAGCTGAATTATTTTGAGCTGTGAATCTCTTTCTGTCACTGTAGATTCTGAATTTGGTAACCTTTGGAGATATGCAGCCAAACGGGATACACAGTTTTCATGGCAGTTTACATTCAATTATCCTAACCACAGTAATTACCAGCATAACATGCTCAAGATAGTTTATTCATTCATCGTCTTTCtctaaaattattattgaagATGTCACTGctgctctaaaaataaattcaaagaaacaaatctgGTTTTTAAGGCGAGATTTGGATCAGGTCAAATCTATCAGAAATCTTTTCTCTCTAATGTGGATTGCTAGAGTCTCTGGTAATTGAAGCAGGTTTGTAGAAACCCACAATCCACTCTGCAGAAGCTGGAACTGGCATCCATATAAATACCTCTGTGGTGAAGTgacacagacacagacatgGACTCCAGGGTGAAGCCTGAGAAGCACATCTGCTGCATTTCATGCACTGTCTATGCAGCAAGGAACTGTGTGACCATTTTTATGCAACAGGAAACACTGCCAAACAGGGTAGGTTGCTTCCTTTAATACATCTACAGTCACACAAAAAGcccactttaaataaaaacaggaacaaagaaGCATTTTCTACAAATCATACCAGCAGAGTGCAGAAAGCTTAGAGCTCAGTCAACAAACAGGACTTGCCACTTCAGAGTCCTGTCTACAAACGGATAAACAGAATGAACTGTCTCATGATTAATTGTGCCTGAATGAAGCTTCCAACTTGCACTATTACACACAAAGATGTTATCAAATAATGAGTTTAAAATGCCGTTTAGATGCTTGGGAAGCAACTGAAGGGATCCATAAATGGGCGTGTCTGCATCTAAAAAGACCGCCCAAAGCTAAAATTGACCTGTGAGAAATTCTAAACTCTGATTGCttgacaatatttatttattagttttcaacagaaaaaagtCAGAGAATACATTAGAGTTAAGTTTCCTTTTGCCAAAACTATACATTTCTTCTATCGCTACTTTTGATGTTAACATCCATCATTTGCTTTCTTTCAGAGCCTAGTTTCTGGCAATTTGATTTTGGATGCTCTTCAAGCTTTTGTGTACGCTTCCTAAGAAACAGATTTAGATGaacaagtaaaaatatatatttagatgAACATGCTAAATACAGGCTCAAATATAGCCTGTATTTGGAATATTTGCTAAATACAAAATTTCATTCACCTCTAGGCTCTAGGAAGTGTCAGAGTAGTAAGTCCATGGCTTATCAGCTTCTCATCAGGGCATCATTGATTGTAGCTGGTAGTTGAAAGTATAAAAGAATTTGTTTGACAGCAGccactgaaatattaaatatacaCTGTGAAAGCCATTTAGAGGCATTTCTAGACAACTGGAGACTATTGGGTCATAGGTTCAAGCAATTATGGATAAGTTAATGTCTGGGTTGTCCAGGAACAACCAAGGAATGAGCCAGGCTCAAGCCAATCATTAACTGAAACaccagcatcaccatccacagtGAAGCCAAATTACTAACATGAACCGAGATGCCGCTGACCAAGAAAGTAAACACATTCAAGCTTGACTGAAGTATCTGTCGCTCACATGGTCTAgccaaaatgttttctggtgaAAACAAAtatggtcagatgagacaaagacTCAACTGTTGAGCCACAATGAGTGAGATTAGAACTTGGAGCAGCCAGAGTGAGGGCTGAAACCCAATAACACTGACCTGTTGGTAAGCATGGAGGTGGTAGCATCATGTCACATGGTTTGAGTGAACAGTTATAAATAAAGAACAAGAACTaccttaaatatatttcagctaGACTTCATCTCCATGTAGATAAACCCTTCGTTCAGTGATCAAAGTCTTCTTTAGACAACATAGTCCATGGAAATGTCCCAACATAAACGAGGGGTTGAAGTCACCATCGTTACATAATCCTGAACAACTTCAGAAGGTAGTCAAAACCCATAACTATAACAAAGTGCAAGAGATAATATCTTGTGGAACAAGTGTGGCACAGTTAAAGGATGCAAAGTGAAACCACCTGCAGAAGCAGGAAAACGCACCACATTTTTTCCTTAGGGTCCATCTGATtaggaaaactaaaaactgacaggaacaaaatgaaaatataccaggaacttaacaaaaacaaataaaaaaaacaaaaaaggtggTCTGTGCAATAGACCAAGACACATTTAACCCAATATGAGTGTAGGATGTACATATTTGGTTGCACAATTTTAGAAAAGCAAGTAACTTCAATACTTTTTCCTTCATCACAATGTTCCCATCACTAAGATCACGAAGCACATAAAGATATGTGCTTCGTATGAGCAGCACTGTGGGAGATGCGAGTCTTTCCAACAGGCCAAAAATATTATTGACATGCAGAATTTGCACGCAGAACACCAGAAAAACAATCTTACAAAATGTAGCACGCAATCTGAATATGTTAATATTGCCGATACGACTACAGGTATATTGAGCAACTTTAGTCTACATAACTATAAGCTTCACCCGCTGtgaattaaatacatttaaacatattcctgtttaattcctgttttttaaatgtctgaggTAGTAAGTtgctttgaaaaaagaaaaaagaattgttGCTGTACATAATTATAAGTAAATTATATTCACACCACTACTAGTGTATGTCGACTTTAGATTGCAACAGGAGCACTGCACTtccaatttcaaaataatatatttgcaagtagaagcagaacattttcaaaatgtctacatttctacaaaataagGAAGGAAGCCggtgattaaatgttttgtagcAGCCACACAGCAAAGAAAGCAACAGACTgtcctctaaaaaaaaaaagtgtgccaATGTAATTAGTCTGCTGGCCAGACTCCAGGGGTTTTCCAACCTGAGTTCGGACTGACTGCTGTCCAGAAGCTACAAGTTATGCTACCTTCACTCTGGTTAAATTATACAGATATacttattttaacaaaacatggATTAATGCAAttatctaaaacaaacaaacttacaCGTCTTTGAATTCTTTTAGACTTGTAGCAGGACTGAAAACATCCAAGAGCCCAATgacctataaaaaaaaaaaaagaaagcaacactgaaattaaaaatacagagaGCAGAAAATATAACCTTCACTGAGACGCAGATTTCTTCAAACAAACAATATTAAGCAGTGAATAAGTATTTGGTTTTTAAGCCCGTTTGCCTCcaggaagaaacaaacagaagaaagcaGCCCAGTCACATTTTCATGCTTCATGTGTTTAAGCAGCCGCAGCTCTCTGTAGGTTCTTTTGGCGTGGATGATGGACTGGAAAGGTCGGGAAAGCTTCTTCACAGCGACCTTCAAACCAAGTTTCTCATCAAATGCAGAACTGttgagtgaaaaagaaaaaaaaaaaacatttaaccttaaaagaaaaccaaaagaatatATGACTGcactgtaactttttttttattcggtTATAGGTATTAAATTCAGCAAAGCGAGCTTCTTCAATTAAGGCTGATAAAGCAGATTTCAGACGGCTCCTACGGCTGAGTTTGCTCTCAAAACAAAATTAGGTGTAGTGAATTGAACTGAAGGCTGAGAAATGGGCGGCATCAGCAGAAAATGTCACCACTCAGCAGATTGGGACCAGTCTCTGGCAGTAATATATCCTCCACCTTGTCAGCTGGCTGCCTCCGACCAAAACCAAGACTCCTCCATCTTACtgtaaaagctgctgcaggcAGAAACCAGCTTTCAACTGAGAT
The genomic region above belongs to Xiphophorus maculatus strain JP 163 A chromosome 1, X_maculatus-5.0-male, whole genome shotgun sequence and contains:
- the LOC102218102 gene encoding mitogen-activated protein kinase 14A-like, which translates into the protein MSHKERSGFYLQEVNKTIWEVPRRYRDLSPVGSGAYGSVCSAFDEKLGLKVAVKKLSRPFQSIIHAKRTYRELRLLKHMKHENVIGLLDVFSPATSLKEFKDVYLVTHLMGADLNNIVKCQKLSDDHVQFLIYQILRGLKYIHSAGIIHRDLKPGNLAVNEDCELKILDFGLARHTDDEMTGYVATRWYRAPEIMLNWMHYNMTVDIWSVGCIMAELLTGKTLFPGSDHINQLQQIMRLTGTPPAALINRMPSHEARNYVSSLPPMPKRNFAHVFIGANPQAVDLLEKMLVLDSDKRITATEALEHPYFSQYHDPEDEPEAEPYDQSFESRELEIDEWKRLTYEEVCSFVPPVYMED